The Orcinus orca chromosome 1, mOrcOrc1.1, whole genome shotgun sequence DNA window AAAAACAAGGCAGAATAACCTACTCAAAGTGTAACTTTATGATCACTTTGTATATTTTCTCCCTCGTTCATTATAAACTGAGGAACTCCAGCAATGTCGATTCATAGAGATTTGAGGCTGTAAAGGATTTTTGTTAAGGTGACAAGAACAGCAAGAAAAAGTGTAGTGTATTTATGTGGTGTAAATCAATATTCAAATCTAGTACAGTctcctgtttctactttttgtctgCCACTGACCATCCCCAGTGACAAATCTAACGCCCTGGCTTTCTTTTGCTCCCCATTGCCTCATTTCTCCCATCCTGCCAATCGGCTTTCAAATGTGCCGTCAAAACAGACCTACTAgaacatggacttgaggatacggggagggggaagagtaagctgggacgaagtgagagagtggcatggacatatatacactaccaaatgtgaaatagatcgctagtgggaagcagccgcatagcacagggagatcagcttggtgctttgtgactgcctggaggggtgggatagggagggtgggagggagggagacgcaagagggaagagatatgggaacatatgtatatgtataaccaattcactttgttataaagcagaaactaacacaccattgtaaaacaattatactccaataaagatgttaaaaaacccacaaaaaacagtATGCTTGGGCCTCACCCCCAATTCAAATAATTGAGCAGCAGTCATCCCACCCTGTTATCTGAGTGGACACTGACTACACTCCTTGCACACAACCACCTCTGTACACCCCACATACACCCAGAGGGGGATGGGAAGCAGGGAGCATGCAGTGCGTTCAAGTCCATGATGAGAGAGTATCGACAAGACACAGCCTAAGCATTGTGGATGCTGGGTTCTTATGTAATATCTACTTAAGACTTAGGCCAATTAAGTTACATCAAAAATTCTGGTTCAGAGATTTAGGAACCATTCACAATGCTAAATTCCCCTTCTAAACACAAGGATCTTGTCTTGTGTCACAGATTCACATTCTGTTTCTTCCAGTGGAACTGTGAACAACGACGACAAAACagtaaacaattctgaaaaccACTTACAGTAGAGCTCCACGTGGAttcctttttccagtttcttatgCCCACATGTCACGGTGCACAGATAAAAATGTTCGTTCTCAAATCTCACAGGACTCAGGGTCAATGTGGACTTGGACCCCTCGCTCCTCACCTTCCCGTTCAGAGGACTGTCTATCTGGGTTCTCCAAGAGAAAGATGGGGACTCGCAACCCATGACATCACAGGTCAACACAACTGAGTCACCAATCTGAGCAGCAATCTGGGATCCAGGGGAGATCTCTACAGTAAACATTTTCTCTGGGGGATAAAAGAATAAGACGAAAAGAAGAtaagattcttttcttctttcatcacAGCTCaatatatggtctttttttttttcctggcctctTTTCAGCTAACATTTATGCCAGGAATAAATTACTCCTTTCCACCTTGGGACCTTCAGAAATGAAACCACATCTTTTAAGAACCAACGCACAAGACGctgttgattcattcattcaatagaaTGAATAAGGATAAAAATTTGTCAAGACAGAGATTGGCATCtcttcagcaaaaaaaaattcattctccACTCAAATGTAGTTTATCAAATCCCTGTAACAGTGGAAAAACAGCTCAAAAATATAAGAGGTCCCAGTGTGTCAAGCATTGTGGAaatcactttacatatattatctcatttaatcctcacaacttcaTGAGCTGATATTATTaattctgtctccctctcctccctttcttcctcctcctctttcttcttgaggaaaaatgataaataaccTCACCCAGGTTACAAGTGGCAAAATTAGGACTTGAAGCCAGGTGGGTCTGATTCAAGATCCCAGCTTTTCAATTGCTTGAACAACTAAATCAAATCATCCTCATGTGGAGATAAAACAAAATCTAAGAAAAGTACTGAAAAAAAGTTATACAAATATGTCTTCTGATTAGAAGCAATACCCGTAACAGACCAGCACTTAGAGCTTCTGTAACAACAGAATAAACCTGCACCATTGAAAATCACACGGAATCACACTGAAAGCAAAGTCAAAATCTAAGCATTAAAGTGGTATGCAGGCCACCTCTTAAATTTGTTTGatacaatataaaaatactttactATTGACTCAGGGGCTGAAAACTGAGATGCCAGGGCAAACTCCTAAGTCTCAGATATCCAGAAAAGCTCTTTGGCTGCCAGTGCCATCCCTGCTCGTTGTTTCTGACTAGATTGCGAAGAGTTTTATGCGACTACTTTaagaaatgtgaattttaatttaCATGCAGTTAGGGTTTGGTTGAAGTAACATAAAATGTGCACCTTTCTTGTTTAAGGTAGATAACTCTGGTAGCAGTGCATAGGATTATGTTGGGGGACAGAATGATAGCAGGGTGACCATTTAAAGACAATTATCTATAGTTGAAAAACCGTGGGGTTTGGGGTTTAAATGGGCCTCTATTAAATGCCATTCATGAGCTCTGTGACTCTAGGCAAATTGTCAACTATTCTGTGCCTGTGTTTTTATTCACCTCATAAGGTTGTGGTAAAGAAAAAAGACGTAACATTTATAAAGTGGAAAGAGAATTCCTGGCAAATATTAGGTGTGCAAGCAATAAGGGTCATTATTAATCTCTGGGAGACACtattctctcatctgtaaaatggatataaaatacATACTCATTAGTTATTTCTTGAAGATTAGAGGAAACATACGTAAAGTGCCTGGAATATAGCTGGTGGATGTTATTTATTGATAAGAACATCTTTCAAGAGTCCAAGTGAGAGATGATAAACTAAGACAATGGCAAGAGGGTTGAAGAAAAGAGGTCAGATTCTAGGTAGAATTTTGAGGTAGAACTGACAGGTTTTGGTGATATGGAATAGGAACATGAATTTCAGAGTAAACAGCACATAATACATAGTTCAAATCTTGGGAGTCCAGAGTTAGAAGGGAGGAGGACCAGATGTGGGAACCTGAGAATACTAATATTCAAGGGGCAGAAGGACGAGAGAAAGCCAAGGAATGAGGCAGTGAAAGAATGATGAGAAATGGAAAGGAACCAGAAAAGCAGAGCCATGGAAGTTCTGGCAGGAAAGATTTCCAAGAAGTATGAGTAAGATGAATATATAATTGTATTAAAGCACATGACGATCAGATGGATCATCAATAAAAGTTAATGAAGTAATTTTGGCATTGAAGCTATTTCACTATTGCTTAAATCCAAATGACGGCAGCTTTATCAGTCCTTTTTCGCATTCTGCTTACCTTGAACAATTAATTTCAcctcttttctgtctttcccaACCAGATTAACTCCTTCACACATATAAATTCCAGAATCTTCCATCCTCATAGCAATTAAAGTGAGAGTTGCATTCTCAGAAAGGAGCTGTACATTCCCATTGTCTAATTTCTTGCTCCAGAAAATCTGTGGAGCTGGTAGACCTTCACTGGTACATGTCATCGTCACGGAGTCACCTTCTTGCAGGCTTGTGGAGGGGTTCACAGATATAACTGTGTCCTTGGGTGAGACTGAGAAGGCAGGGCACAATAGTAGTCATTGCTAAGCACCATCTTGACCCAATAGGGCTATGGTATTTCTCTCAGACTTTATTTACATGCTTTCACAAATTTGACAAACTTTCTCTGCCAAACTAGGGTaaagaattgctgagtcataaaaATTAGTCAATCCAGTTTCTGACTAATTTGATGGAGTTACTTTTTTTGATGTTTGGTGTTTTCAGATGGCCATAGATactcagaaattaagaaaacccttAGAATAATGTGGTTCAATCTCCTAGGTAAGGAGGAAGTTCCGGCTCAGCTTCCTTGCCAAAGGTTCATTCAAGTCACCTTCAACACTTATGGTGCAAGGAAATCCATGCCTTATAGTAAACACAGTCCATTTGATTTTTGGACAGCTCTAGTTATTAGAACACTTTCCCTTTATTGAGCTGAACTCTTCCTCTTTGTAACTAACTTTTATACACCGGTCATAGTTCAGTCCTCTACTGCTAAAGAATATATCAAATCCCACTTCTACGTGACTGTCTTTCAAATACTTAGTTATAGCTCTTGATTCCAAGTTTTATATTCTctaggaaaaatatctattttgacTATTCTTCTCAAAACATtgataaaacatttccatctcaTTCTCTTTCAACTAAACTTGTTATAGAAGGCAATACTCCTTTTAAGTATGGTGTCAAAGCAGACCAGAGGATTTTAGCCTAGAACAAAGCACAGTGAGTCCACTCCTACCAATTTTGGGATTTCAAGACTGCTTCAGCTCCCCCAGCCATCTCAGGGAGCATGGAGACAATCAAACCTCATCTCCTCTCTCTCACCCCACACATATGTGTCCAGGTGAGCATACATATATGCACTCACACACAGAATAAGTGCCCACCTCATAAAATCTCTATACCTTGATATTTCAAGGCATGGTATACGAGTTTACAAAAcatgattaaaaacattttatcacTTGAGCCTATTTCCTACTACCCGATCAGGTGGTATTAGTAGTCCTCTTTGATAGACTGTGAAATTAAGTGACCCAAATTCACACAGTTAGTGGAGCCAGAACTTAAGCTCAAATCTTCTCAACACAAATTTGGTGTGCTTATTAAATTATGCTATTGTCAAAAATTATGCTCTCAATAAATCAAAATggtgtaaaaactacaaacacgtTTCTTCTTGACTTTAGCTGCTAAGTTTACTGCTGTATAGATCCAAGACTAAATTTCCATAGACTTTACACAAGTACTTACTGTAGACTTGCAGTTTTTTTGTAGTCTCCCTTACTTGGGGTTGAGAATCAATTTCATTAATGTGTAATGTAGCTTGACAAACAAGAGCTTTCCCAATATCCTCATCAATAGGAGTGAAGGTTACTTCCAAACTCTTCGTTTCCTGGGACTTCATTTCTGAAATCTCCAGAAAGTTCTGTGTCTTCACGGAATGGTTGCCCTTCAGTAATTCTATCTCCAGCCTTTCAAATGGGTAAACATCAGGGACCAAACACGTGACTGTGACTGGCTTCCCAACCTCCAGGGGACCACTCAAATGGATCTCTGGGTCCTTAGGGAAAGCTGCAAAGTTCAAACAAATACATGCAAATGGACTTTTTGTTCATGTTGTATGAGGTCCCTTACTGATTTAAATCAATGTAAACTAAATCTGTTTGCGAATACAGTCGTAATACAGAAGAATTGTTTAAATAGCCTTTCATGGTTTGGGGTAGGTTCAAGAACTGGAATCTCCTGTTAGAGAGTTCAGTTCTGACGCTGCATGTACTAAGTGTTGCATGTTATCAGAGTGAAAGGAAGGCGAAGAAATTCatgtttattgaatacttatgTGTGCCCATCACTGTGCTATTCATTTAACACCAATGactttatttcatcctcacaacaaccctaagaaATAGATACCACAATTCATAGATATGAAAACATAAACTTAGCACATGTGCATAactttcctaaggtcacacagctagtaatggTAAAGCTGGGATTTAAACTCAGGATTTTTATTAGTGTGTACTGCTATTGAAgatattttttatgttatatcACATTCTCTTATTTTAGTGAGGGcagatatatttcattttatggataaggaaccTGAGGCTTAGAATGGCATTGCAAAGAATAGTTATTGGGCAAGATAtgctaagaaatgaaaagaacaatTCTAAATAATTGGTTTCTGAAAAATGGTGCATCTGACAGGCATTCATCCACCAGAAAGGTACACCTGTGCAGTCTTTAAATTCTGGAAGGCATAGTTGCCTCCCAAAATGCCTAACTCAAAGTATAACTAATACTCCATTTGAACTTTTTAGTGTCAAGGGACACATTAGTTCAGTCAGCCATTGCTTTCCTTGCaaggctacttttcattgcaaaCTGCCAGGATGGTAACACATTGGCTCGACTCAAGACTGTGAAATAAGAATACAAAGTTTCCAACTCTAAAGAATATTACAATCAAATGTGGAATGGAGACAGGACTGTTAAGCATAATGAAAGACAgacattcttgaaaaaaaaaactaaaaaacttcaGCCAAGATAATTAAAGCCAGAAGggccttcatttctctttttaaatcttcAACTATTTGGTACTTGtgaggaaaggcaaaggaactggAAATGTTTTGCTATGTGAAGaaacagtatttttcatttttccaccaATAGTCCTGTCCCTCATATTCTGAGAGAAATGCGCTTATAATACACATAGTTTGCTGTCAGGTAATACAAGAACTCACTACTTTCCCCTGTATTTACATAAGGGGGCCTTTCAAGGAGCTCAGGAGGCTGCACAGACATAAACTCTGCATGTACAACCAGCATAATTGAAAGCAGCCGGCCAGGCACAGTTTCTTGGGAAGCACTAGCAACATACAGGCTTCTTGAAGAATCACTTAAGGTTACTGGACAAAGTTGTCTCCACTACAGCAGAAGAGAAGCAACATAAGTAGAAAAGATAATCAAATGATGTCTTTCTGAAGAGATGACTGTCAAGGATTCCAGTATTTTGGAAAGAGCAGTAACCAGAATGCAAGTGATTTATTTCAGGTTATTTTTTCACTCCTTTTGCTAACTTTCTTTGCTGGATTGAGAATGGATTTGGATACATTTTGGTAGGCTGGTAAACGAGGGGTATTCATTCACATTCACAAGGCAAATCTAGTTCATTATACAAATATCTTTGAGGTTGAGTGATTGAGCATCAAGACTTAATGgcaccaaacaaaaacaaaaacaaaacctcctAAATTTATCTCCACCAAAGTCAAATGAGTGAaatgtttgcagatatttttcttcCAGCTAAAGGGGAAAACTTTGTACAGGAGCCCATTACTAAATTATAGATCCCCTGCTTAATCTTTAAACTAATTTTAAGCACCAAATtgcataagaataaataaatggaaaatcccTGAAGTATGGAATTCATAAATCATTTAGACACATGGACAAGTGAATATATAAGGATATAAttgaatagaaattttttaaaataaaataaacagaacctTAGAGATCTTCACTTTAtgattaagaaaactgaagcccagagaagttgaGTCTTAACCATGGTCACCATGTTTGTGGCAGAGTTGGAAATAGAAGCTAGGATTTGTGTCTCTGGTCTAGTGCTAGGTTCAGCTGTCTCTAGCTTTCTTGGTACACTAGGTCCTCTAGCCAAGAATCTGGACAtgaatatacttttttctttcttttctttcaaaactatCATTTTAGaaacttattttaaagcaaaatggagagaaaatcaaatattctCTAAAGTACTCACAGTAGATCTCCACTGGGATTCCTTTTTCCAGTTTCTGAGACTCACAAATCACTGTGCACAGGTAATAGTGTTCATTCCCCAGACTAACAGGATCCATGGTCAGCGTGGATTTGGTCCCCTCATTTCTCACCTTCCCGTTCAGTGGACTGTCTATCTGAGTTCTCCAGGAGAACGATGGGGACTCACAGCCTGTTGTGCTACAGGTCAGTGAGATGGAGTCACCAATCTGAGCAATAATTTTGGATTCAGGGAAGATGTCGATTTTAAAAGCTTGAGCTgtgaaggcagaaagaaaaaaacaaacactggtTTGTTGAGTATTCTAGTCCTTCTTCTCTGTTCTAGTATAACACCCAAAATACAATCTGGCTGATCTCTTTCCTAAACTGCTTCCAACTAACGCAAGGCAGCATTGAAGTCACTTTCAAAAGAAGGTGTTGAAATCATCTTCGCTTAGGAGAACCCTCATTCTGACCTTGATGTCCATTTATCAGAGTTGTTTTGTCACTAGCTAAGTTTGCTCTCATTATCAAGTGCAGGAAACTAAAGAGACAGACCTTCCTAGAGATAGAATCCAATTACTCATTTGACATTGGAAAAAAAGTATCCAAAAAACATCAACTTTACAGCTGTAACTATGACAATATAATGGTGTCTAGCAATActcaatagcacattaaaagttAGGTTAAATTAAATTTTCCCACTCTTTAAAAATCCTAGTGCCTTTCTTTACGACCATAACAAAACTGACTGAAGCCAAAATCAGGGCTAAAATGGAATGCTAGCATTTGGAACAAATCAAGGAGAAGAACTTACAAACTGCAAACACCATCCAAAGTATATTTGAGGCTCCAAAGATCACAACCATCTTCCTAGGCATTTTAAGTTGCTGTTGTTATGAGAAAATAATGGTTCCAAAACCCTTCTTTCTGTCCCCACTGAAAGTGCCTGGGAAGTCTTGAGCTCCTAAAGCCagtgaggttcagtgaggaatGAAATAGAAAGTCTGCTCTTTATAAAGGGTCTTGTTGCAGAGACACAGAGGCGGAGGGAAATCCCTTCAAGGGGAAACCCGGAGCAGAGCCAGAAAAAAAGTTTAACTGACACCCAGCCAAGTCCAGTGTTAACCCCTTCCATTGCTCTCAGTACTGAAACTACTATCTCTGccctagaaaaagaaaacacttccaagcctataaaattaaaacttttcctGATTTTTCATTCTAAAAGGATATCTTTGCatgaaatatataaagtaatgTTTGTGGCAGAATGAGGCTTTCTGAATccaatggggaaaagagagagggaaaaatagtAAATTACACTCTAGTTTTTGAAGTGGCTAAACAAGCACTATGTCATGTGAACTGATTTTTCTCCATTAGGAAGATATATTTGCAATTCTAAAACAGAGACTAAATTTTCtcttgcaaaaaaaaaggaaaagatcttttcttttgatgagttattttttaaaagagagacagCATagcttcttagttttttttttttttttttaacatctttattggggtataattgctttacaatggtgtgttagtttctgctttataacaaagtgaatcagtcatacataagcatatgttcccatatgtcttccctgttgcgtctccctccctcccaccctccctatcccgcccctccaggctgtcacaaagcaccgagccaagcTTCttagttttatactttttattcacAACATAGTTTTTTTGACAACAAACATCCAGCTTCTGAAATGATTTTCTTGAGTAGAGAATAAAGGAACACTACCAGAACAAGAGAAAgaattttcctcttctgttttagAAAAGCTACCAATTCTTTGGTTCAGTTGCTGGATAATTGGAAGTCTTTTGCAGACTTAAATGCAAATGTATGGAAGTCATCTGAAGTGGTAAATCTCTTAGACTG harbors:
- the VCAM1 gene encoding vascular cell adhesion protein 1 isoform X1; translation: MPRKMVVIFGASNILWMVFAVSQAFKIDIFPESKIIAQIGDSISLTCSTTGCESPSFSWRTQIDSPLNGKVRNEGTKSTLTMDPVSLGNEHYYLCTVICESQKLEKGIPVEIYSFPKDPEIHLSGPLEVGKPVTVTCLVPDVYPFERLEIELLKGNHSVKTQNFLEISEMKSQETKSLEVTFTPIDEDIGKALVCQATLHINEIDSQPQVRETTKKLQVYISPKDTVISVNPSTSLQEGDSVTMTCTSEGLPAPQIFWSKKLDNGNVQLLSENATLTLIAMRMEDSGIYMCEGVNLVGKDRKEVKLIVQEKMFTVEISPGSQIAAQIGDSVVLTCDVMGCESPSFSWRTQIDSPLNGKVRSEGSKSTLTLSPVRFENEHFYLCTVTCGHKKLEKGIHVELYSFLRDPEIEMSGLLVSGNPVTVSCKVPDVYPFDRLEIELLKGESIMKNKIFLEDVSKKSLETKSLEMTFIPTTEDTGKVLVCLAKLPIDEMEFEPKQRQSTQILYVNVAPGDTTILISPSSILGEGRSVNMTCSSDGLPAPKILWSRLLSNGDLQPLSENTTLTLTSTKMEDSGIYVCEGINQVGISRKEVELIIQVAPKDIRLTAFPSESVKEGDTVIISCTCGNVPQTLIILKKKAGSGYIVLKSTDGAYTIHRAQLEDAGVYECESKNEVGLQLRSITLDVKGRESNKHYFSPELLVLYCASSLIIPAIGMIIYFARKANMKGSYSLVEAQKSKV